A stretch of the Rhizomicrobium sp. genome encodes the following:
- a CDS encoding glycosyltransferase family 2 protein has product MDSRPLLSVIVPCFNEQEVIEETHKRLSETLTQVQGGVEIIYVNDGSRDRTVELLFAIQARDPTVRVISLSRNFGHQLAVTAGMDAAAGEAAVLIDADLQDPPAVILEMVELWRQGYDVVYGTRSEREGETSFKRVSAKYFYRILNMLSEVPIPLDTGDFRLVSRQVLETMKSMREYDRFVRGMVSWVGYRQIALPYKRAPRFAGVSKYPFWKMVRFAGDGILSFSIVPLRLATWIGVVTAGLGFLGIFYALVLRLFTSNWVSGWTLLFIAIVLMGGIQLVMLGVLGEYIGRLYRASKNRPLYVVGDRRGFGDPPPPPRR; this is encoded by the coding sequence TTGGATAGCCGGCCTCTCCTTTCGGTCATCGTGCCCTGCTTCAACGAGCAGGAGGTCATCGAAGAGACCCATAAGCGCCTGAGCGAGACGCTGACCCAGGTGCAGGGCGGCGTCGAGATCATCTATGTGAACGACGGCAGCCGCGACCGCACCGTCGAACTCCTCTTCGCCATCCAGGCCCGCGACCCCACCGTCCGCGTGATCTCCCTGTCGCGCAATTTCGGCCACCAGCTCGCGGTGACGGCCGGCATGGACGCGGCGGCGGGCGAGGCTGCGGTGCTCATCGATGCCGACCTGCAGGATCCGCCGGCCGTGATCCTCGAGATGGTGGAACTCTGGCGCCAGGGCTATGACGTCGTCTACGGCACGCGCAGCGAGCGCGAGGGCGAGACTTCGTTCAAGCGCGTCTCGGCGAAATACTTCTACCGCATCCTGAACATGCTGTCGGAGGTGCCCATTCCGCTCGACACCGGCGACTTCCGGCTGGTGAGCCGGCAGGTCCTCGAGACGATGAAGTCGATGCGCGAATACGACCGCTTCGTGCGCGGCATGGTGAGCTGGGTTGGCTACCGCCAGATCGCGCTGCCCTATAAGCGGGCGCCGCGCTTCGCCGGGGTGAGCAAATACCCGTTCTGGAAGATGGTGCGCTTCGCGGGCGACGGCATCCTGTCCTTTTCCATCGTGCCGCTGCGGCTGGCGACCTGGATCGGCGTCGTGACGGCCGGCCTGGGCTTTCTCGGCATCTTCTATGCGCTGGTGCTGCGTCTTTTCACCAGCAACTGGGTCAGCGGCTGGACGCTGCTCTTCATCGCGATCGTGCTGATGGGCGGGATCCAGCTCGTGATGCTGGGCGTGCTCGGCGAGTATATCGGCCGGCTCTACCGTGCCAGCAAGAACCGGCCGCTCTATGTCGTGGGCGACCGTCGCGGCTTCGGCGATCCGCCGCCGCCGCCCCGCCGCTGA
- a CDS encoding glycosyltransferase family 39 protein, which translates to MPESASPRPATSIALAGVFLVPLALVALAEWRGFHAAGGLGGFFLDLARHAGARPGSISGYGPDAVPMAYPVFGLWFIALFDRLGLVTMQSLLWIGYALYGVALVAIYRLAVAFSKNALAAAIATALYALSPAAIEFATDAGGYVRALGLLFTATALVFAHRVFLREPDRAGVAAIILCGAFTGLAVGTHPQEALFCVVSIVYFAVFRRPWLRALQRLVAVGAVALLVSSPWWAPIVLHGGLSPILQAGGSRHAARLYWFLTLFRATSGSFVSTLGPIAFCLALYDLSRGRLVLPGWLFLAGFTLGEPRTLLVGALLAARFMAEWAPAAPPETALPKPWQKYLLAAHRHAALLIGAALLVVQLFEGLAYVTPALDPHARAHPFTATVASGFVWLREHTPPGARFVVLGDAGEEFPVTAGRTDLLSYRGREWTSRHPTFTDYSEKIVPAITACATVACTLPVLAGHALAADFYVIPRQGFLDANAQARWDSAQAAPAAKIVYRNADIIVLSP; encoded by the coding sequence ATGCCCGAATCCGCGTCGCCCCGTCCCGCCACCTCGATCGCGCTGGCCGGCGTCTTCCTGGTGCCGCTCGCGCTGGTCGCGTTGGCGGAGTGGCGCGGCTTCCACGCGGCGGGCGGTCTCGGCGGCTTCTTCCTCGACCTGGCGCGGCACGCCGGGGCACGGCCAGGCAGCATCTCCGGTTACGGCCCCGATGCGGTGCCCATGGCCTATCCGGTGTTCGGCCTGTGGTTCATCGCCCTGTTCGACCGTCTCGGCCTCGTCACCATGCAGAGCCTGCTGTGGATCGGCTATGCGCTTTACGGCGTGGCGCTGGTCGCCATCTACCGGCTCGCCGTCGCCTTCTCGAAAAATGCGCTCGCGGCCGCGATCGCGACGGCGCTCTACGCGCTGTCGCCGGCCGCCATCGAGTTCGCGACCGATGCCGGCGGCTATGTCCGTGCCCTGGGGTTGCTCTTCACGGCCACGGCGCTGGTCTTCGCCCATCGCGTCTTCCTGCGGGAGCCCGACCGCGCCGGCGTGGCGGCGATCATCCTCTGCGGTGCCTTCACGGGCCTTGCGGTCGGCACGCATCCGCAGGAAGCGCTCTTCTGCGTCGTCTCCATCGTCTATTTCGCCGTCTTCCGCCGGCCCTGGCTGCGCGCGCTCCAGCGGCTCGTCGCCGTCGGCGCCGTTGCGCTCCTGGTCTCCAGTCCGTGGTGGGCGCCGATCGTGCTGCATGGCGGGCTGTCGCCCATCCTGCAGGCCGGCGGCTCGCGCCATGCCGCGCGCCTCTACTGGTTCCTCACGCTCTTCCGCGCCACCAGCGGCAGCTTCGTCTCCACGCTGGGTCCCATCGCCTTCTGTCTCGCGCTCTACGATCTCAGCCGCGGCCGCCTGGTCCTGCCGGGCTGGCTGTTCCTCGCCGGCTTCACGCTCGGCGAGCCGCGCACGCTGCTGGTCGGCGCGCTGCTCGCGGCGCGCTTCATGGCCGAATGGGCGCCGGCCGCGCCGCCCGAGACCGCCCTGCCCAAGCCGTGGCAAAAGTATCTTCTTGCCGCCCACCGCCACGCCGCCCTGCTGATCGGCGCCGCGCTGCTCGTCGTGCAGCTGTTCGAGGGCCTCGCCTATGTGACGCCGGCGCTCGACCCGCACGCCCGGGCCCACCCTTTCACGGCCACTGTCGCGAGCGGCTTCGTCTGGCTTCGCGAGCACACCCCGCCCGGCGCGCGCTTCGTGGTGCTCGGCGATGCCGGCGAGGAGTTTCCGGTGACCGCGGGCCGCACCGACCTGCTGTCCTATCGCGGCCGGGAATGGACCAGCCGGCATCCCACCTTCACCGACTATTCCGAGAAGATCGTTCCCGCGATCACCGCCTGCGCCACCGTCGCCTGCACCCTGCCGGTGCTCGCCGGTCACGCGCTTGCTGCGGACTTCTATGTGATCCCGCGTCAGGGCTTCCTCGACGCCAATGCGCAGGCCCGCTGGGACTCCGCCCAGGCGGCGCCCGCGGCGAAGATCGTCTATCGCAACGCCGACATCATCGTGCTGTCGCCCTGA
- a CDS encoding NAD(P)/FAD-dependent oxidoreductase produces the protein MDSTAREDGVVVIGGGFAGLAAAWDLTRRGIPVTVLEADATVGGLAGGYEVGGEILEKFYHHWFNNDLHIQNFVRELGYGDRIVEHESRTGLYYVNTIFRLSKPTDVLKFKALSIVGRFRLGILALLARRVRNWRKLESVTARDWLIQLGGAEVYRVVWEPLLRGKFGRYAEQISAVWFWNKLCLRGGSRDTSGREVLVYLQGGFLAFAEAVAAQIEKAGGKVLTNTAATGLEVRGGRVHGVTTAAGVVPCSTVIATPALPILADIFEGAFDPAYIAQLRKIEYLANMCLVLELDRPLSDTYWINVNDANFPFVGIIEHTNFESAKSYGGRHVVYLSKYLPADHELYGFGDEQFLNYAVPFIKQIFPQFEESWILRYKLWRADYAQPVVGLHYSQLIPPTKSPVAGVYVATMAQIYPEDRGTNYAVREGRAVAALVAADRAAQTA, from the coding sequence ATGGATAGCACTGCGCGCGAGGACGGCGTCGTCGTGATCGGCGGCGGGTTCGCGGGATTGGCGGCGGCCTGGGACCTGACGCGGCGCGGCATCCCCGTCACCGTGCTGGAAGCCGATGCGACGGTCGGCGGGCTGGCGGGCGGCTACGAGGTCGGTGGCGAGATCCTCGAGAAATTCTATCACCACTGGTTCAACAACGACCTCCACATCCAGAACTTCGTGCGCGAGCTGGGCTATGGCGACCGCATCGTGGAACATGAGAGCCGCACGGGACTCTATTACGTCAACACGATCTTCCGGCTGAGCAAGCCGACCGACGTGCTCAAGTTCAAGGCGCTGAGCATCGTGGGGCGTTTCCGCCTCGGCATCCTCGCGCTGCTGGCGCGCCGGGTGCGCAACTGGCGCAAGCTCGAATCCGTCACCGCGCGCGACTGGCTGATCCAGCTCGGCGGCGCCGAGGTCTACCGCGTGGTGTGGGAGCCGCTGCTGCGCGGCAAGTTCGGGCGCTATGCCGAGCAGATCTCGGCGGTGTGGTTCTGGAACAAGCTCTGCCTGCGCGGCGGCAGCCGCGACACGTCGGGCCGGGAAGTGCTGGTCTATCTGCAGGGCGGCTTCCTCGCCTTCGCCGAGGCGGTCGCGGCACAGATCGAGAAGGCGGGCGGCAAAGTCCTCACCAACACCGCCGCCACCGGGCTCGAGGTCCGGGGCGGGCGGGTGCACGGCGTGACGACGGCGGCGGGCGTCGTCCCGTGCAGCACGGTGATCGCCACGCCGGCGCTGCCGATCCTCGCAGACATCTTCGAGGGGGCGTTCGATCCGGCGTATATCGCGCAGCTGCGCAAGATCGAATATCTCGCGAATATGTGCCTGGTGCTGGAGCTCGACCGGCCGCTGTCGGACACCTACTGGATCAACGTCAACGACGCGAATTTCCCGTTCGTCGGCATCATCGAACACACCAATTTCGAAAGCGCGAAGAGCTATGGCGGCCGCCACGTCGTCTATCTCTCGAAATACCTGCCGGCGGACCACGAGCTCTACGGCTTCGGCGACGAGCAGTTCCTGAATTACGCGGTGCCCTTCATCAAGCAGATCTTCCCGCAATTCGAGGAGAGCTGGATCCTGCGTTACAAGCTGTGGCGCGCCGACTACGCGCAGCCCGTCGTCGGGCTGCACTATTCGCAGCTCATCCCGCCGACCAAATCGCCGGTCGCGGGCGTCTATGTCGCGACCATGGCGCAGATCTATCCCGAAGACCGCGGCACCAACTATGCGGTGCGCGAGGGGCGGGCGGTGGCCGCGCTCGTCGCCGCCGACCGCGCGGCGCAGACGGCCTGA
- the yacG gene encoding DNA gyrase inhibitor YacG — protein sequence MSPPVEGGGSCPICGKPRDAKFKPFCSKRCADLDLAKWLRGEYTIPGAPIDEAEPAPEPDEDAELH from the coding sequence ATGTCTCCACCGGTTGAAGGCGGCGGCTCCTGCCCGATCTGCGGCAAGCCGCGCGACGCCAAGTTCAAGCCGTTCTGCTCCAAGCGCTGTGCCGACCTCGATCTCGCCAAATGGCTGCGCGGCGAATACACCATTCCCGGGGCTCCGATCGACGAGGCGGAACCGGCCCCGGAGCCGGACGAAGACGCTGAATTGCATTGA
- the hisD gene encoding histidinol dehydrogenase: MARRLDAQAPDFPAQFDALLNAKRAEEEDVAAAVRGILKEVRTRGDAALVELTNRFDKAGVTAATLRLTQAEIDAAEAQCSQAALDALGVAAQRIEDYHRRQIPQDAWFTDATGARLGWRWTALDSVGLYVPGGTASYPSSVLMNAVPARVAGVGRVVMVTPASGGTINPLVLAAAKRAGVREIYRVGGAQAVAALAYGTASIAAADKIVGPGNAYVAAAKREVFGTVGIDSVAGPSEILVVADGANNPDWIAADLLSQAEHDASSQSILITDDADFAGQVEAAVERALALLPRETIARASWSDYGAVIVVATLDDAAALVDAIAPEHLEIATAEPERLLKQVRHAGAIFLGRYTPEAMGDYIAGPNHVLPTSRTARFSSGLSVLDFLKRTTLLQCEPGTIAQIGPDAIVLAQAEGLDAHARSIAARLNAARG; the protein is encoded by the coding sequence ATGGCGCGGCGGCTCGATGCTCAGGCGCCCGATTTTCCGGCGCAGTTCGACGCACTTCTGAACGCCAAGCGCGCGGAAGAGGAGGATGTCGCGGCGGCGGTGCGCGGCATCCTCAAGGAGGTGCGGACGCGGGGCGACGCCGCGCTGGTCGAACTCACCAACAGATTCGACAAGGCCGGCGTCACGGCGGCGACGCTGCGGCTGACCCAAGCCGAGATCGATGCGGCGGAGGCGCAGTGCTCGCAGGCGGCGCTGGATGCGCTCGGCGTCGCGGCGCAGCGGATCGAGGACTATCACCGGCGGCAGATCCCGCAGGATGCTTGGTTCACCGACGCCACCGGCGCCAGGCTCGGCTGGCGCTGGACGGCGCTCGACAGCGTGGGACTGTACGTACCGGGCGGCACGGCCTCCTATCCGAGTTCGGTGCTGATGAACGCGGTGCCGGCGCGGGTCGCGGGCGTCGGGCGCGTCGTGATGGTGACGCCGGCGAGCGGTGGGACGATCAATCCGCTGGTGCTGGCGGCCGCCAAGCGCGCGGGGGTGCGCGAGATCTACCGCGTCGGCGGAGCGCAGGCGGTGGCGGCGCTGGCTTACGGCACGGCCAGCATCGCAGCGGCGGACAAGATCGTCGGGCCGGGCAACGCCTATGTCGCGGCGGCCAAGCGCGAGGTGTTCGGCACGGTCGGCATCGACTCGGTGGCGGGACCGTCGGAGATCCTGGTCGTGGCGGACGGCGCGAACAATCCGGACTGGATCGCGGCCGACCTGCTCAGCCAGGCCGAGCACGACGCCTCGTCGCAGAGCATCCTGATCACCGACGACGCGGATTTCGCGGGACAGGTCGAAGCGGCGGTGGAGCGGGCGCTGGCGCTGCTGCCGCGCGAGACGATCGCGCGTGCCAGCTGGAGCGATTACGGCGCGGTGATCGTGGTCGCGACGCTGGACGATGCGGCGGCGCTGGTCGACGCCATCGCGCCGGAGCATCTGGAGATCGCCACCGCCGAGCCCGAGCGCCTGCTCAAGCAGGTTCGTCATGCGGGCGCGATCTTCCTGGGCCGCTACACGCCCGAGGCGATGGGCGACTACATCGCGGGACCGAACCATGTGCTGCCGACCTCGCGCACCGCGCGGTTCTCCTCCGGCCTGTCGGTGCTGGACTTCCTGAAGCGCACCACGCTGCTGCAATGCGAGCCCGGCACCATCGCGCAGATCGGGCCCGACGCCATCGTGCTGGCGCAGGCCGAGGGGCTGGACGCGCATGCCCGCTCGATCGCGGCGCGGCTGAACGCAGCGCGCGGATGA
- a CDS encoding Rne/Rng family ribonuclease has product MQKDVLINAGAGEIRVAVVEDGRLQDLMLERTIGLDDGPRRKSDGRSGHSLIGNIVLGRVQRVLPGMQAAFVDVGLERAGFLGAREARCLADLPGYDEERMPKISECVHEGEEILVQVVKDPIGDKGARLSANITIPGRLAVMVPNTPGIALSRRIEEEGERARMLALGEQMIAEGGDRLVPGAGYILRTAASEATLADLKEDAERLAEAWRPVLARRQAAKAPATLYHDLDPVERTMRDTVRSSTTRVVIDDAQAVEAAKAYCRRAMPEAEAKVELFAGPGALFDAYNIEDEIDRLTTPKVPLPSGGWITIEGTEALTAVDVNSGSFTASTGLEETSFRVNLEAADEIGRQVRLRGVGGLIVVDFIHLGEPANIERVLDTLAESLSKDHTPTQISPMSEFGLVEITRKRVRDPLVKLMSECCRSCSGHGRKRTRDSVALEVLRSVERAALAAPGRPVTVRASGEVVRWLEDHGDEVRIALARRGAGRVAFEANDAFAREGFDVSTG; this is encoded by the coding sequence ATGCAGAAGGACGTCCTGATCAACGCAGGTGCGGGGGAAATCCGCGTCGCCGTCGTCGAAGACGGGCGGCTGCAGGACCTCATGCTGGAGCGCACCATCGGCCTCGACGACGGGCCGCGCCGCAAGAGCGACGGGCGCAGCGGCCACAGCCTGATCGGCAACATCGTGCTGGGCCGGGTGCAGCGCGTGCTGCCCGGCATGCAGGCGGCGTTCGTCGATGTCGGGCTGGAGCGGGCCGGCTTCCTCGGCGCACGCGAGGCGCGCTGCCTTGCCGACCTGCCGGGCTACGACGAAGAGCGCATGCCGAAGATCAGCGAATGCGTCCATGAGGGCGAGGAGATCCTCGTCCAGGTCGTGAAGGATCCGATCGGCGACAAGGGGGCACGGCTTTCGGCCAACATCACCATTCCGGGGCGGCTCGCGGTGATGGTGCCCAACACGCCCGGAATCGCGCTGTCGCGGCGCATCGAGGAAGAGGGCGAGCGCGCCCGCATGCTGGCGCTGGGCGAGCAGATGATCGCGGAAGGCGGCGACCGGCTGGTGCCGGGCGCGGGCTATATCCTGCGCACCGCGGCGAGCGAGGCGACGCTGGCCGATCTCAAGGAAGACGCCGAGCGGCTGGCCGAGGCGTGGCGGCCGGTGCTGGCGCGGCGTCAGGCCGCGAAGGCGCCGGCGACGCTCTATCACGATCTCGATCCGGTCGAGCGCACGATGCGCGACACGGTGCGCAGCTCCACCACGCGGGTGGTGATCGACGACGCGCAGGCGGTGGAGGCGGCCAAGGCCTATTGCCGCCGCGCCATGCCGGAAGCAGAGGCGAAGGTCGAGCTGTTCGCGGGGCCGGGCGCGCTGTTCGACGCCTACAATATCGAGGACGAGATCGACCGGCTGACCACGCCGAAAGTGCCGCTGCCCTCGGGCGGCTGGATCACCATCGAGGGCACCGAGGCGCTGACCGCGGTGGACGTGAACTCGGGCAGCTTCACCGCCTCGACCGGGCTGGAAGAGACCAGCTTCCGGGTCAACCTCGAAGCGGCGGACGAAATCGGGCGGCAGGTGCGCCTGCGCGGCGTCGGTGGGCTTATCGTGGTCGACTTCATCCATCTGGGCGAGCCCGCCAACATCGAGAGGGTGCTCGACACGCTGGCGGAGAGCCTGTCGAAGGACCATACGCCGACGCAAATCTCGCCGATGTCGGAGTTCGGGCTGGTGGAGATCACGCGCAAGCGGGTGCGCGATCCGCTGGTCAAGCTGATGAGCGAGTGCTGCCGCTCCTGCTCCGGCCATGGCCGCAAGCGGACGCGCGACAGCGTGGCGCTGGAGGTATTGCGCAGCGTCGAGCGCGCGGCGCTCGCGGCGCCGGGCCGGCCCGTGACGGTGCGGGCGTCGGGCGAGGTGGTGCGCTGGCTCGAGGATCATGGCGACGAGGTGCGGATCGCGCTGGCGCGGCGCGGCGCCGGCCGGGTGGCGTTCGAGGCGAACGACGCCTTCGCGCGCGAGGGCTTCGATGTCTCCACCGGTTGA
- a CDS encoding UPF0262 family protein, which translates to MSDFRLCAITLDERSIVRRTREIEQERDIAIYDLLEANSFTPEGSPGGPYRLMLGIEESRLVFDIMLEDGSPHGRVMLSLTPFRKVIKDYFMICESYFKAIRHAPPSQIEALDMGRRGLHDEGSALLRERLTGKVALDHDTARRIFTLICVLHLKG; encoded by the coding sequence ATGAGCGATTTCCGCCTCTGCGCCATCACGCTGGACGAACGCTCCATCGTGCGCCGGACCCGCGAGATCGAGCAGGAGCGCGACATCGCGATCTACGACCTGCTGGAGGCCAACAGCTTCACGCCGGAGGGCTCGCCGGGCGGGCCGTACCGGCTGATGCTGGGGATCGAGGAGAGCCGGCTGGTCTTCGACATCATGCTCGAGGACGGCAGTCCGCACGGAAGGGTGATGCTCTCGCTCACCCCGTTCCGCAAGGTGATCAAGGATTATTTCATGATCTGCGAGAGCTATTTCAAGGCGATCCGGCACGCCCCGCCGTCGCAGATCGAGGCGCTCGACATGGGGCGGCGCGGGCTGCACGACGAGGGTTCGGCGCTGCTGCGCGAGCGGCTGACGGGCAAGGTCGCGCTCGACCACGACACGGCGCGCCGCATCTTCACCCTGATCTGCGTCCTGCACCTGAAGGGCTGA
- a CDS encoding lysylphosphatidylglycerol synthase transmembrane domain-containing protein, whose amino-acid sequence MSPRTRRIAQIAFGLAVTAVFVWLIARKVDLGQMRAAFAHLRLGVAAWGLLALAAAYAVRIRRWQRMLAALGAGVTYLATARAFLSGTAINNVVPLRAGDAARVVLIARHSDFPMSRVLSSLIVERLLDVCVLLILLFAMLLLMPAHTLPGWMMRSSEWLMGIAVTAAIAILAGPKPAMRLIERFVTPVSPKIGAVVHNIASAFADLARPALMAELFAYSVVSWGLEGLLYVAFVAAAQGREPVAAGFTTFALGTLSTLIPSGPGFVGTFDMFAIIALQIFAIGANTAAVIAVSIHATLWVVTTAAGACFLVLGRSLFASKTKAG is encoded by the coding sequence ATGAGCCCCCGCACCCGCCGCATCGCGCAGATCGCGTTCGGCCTCGCCGTCACCGCCGTCTTCGTCTGGCTGATCGCGCGCAAGGTCGATCTGGGGCAGATGCGCGCCGCCTTCGCCCATCTCCGGCTCGGCGTCGCGGCGTGGGGCCTGCTGGCGCTGGCCGCGGCCTATGCGGTGCGCATCCGGCGCTGGCAGCGCATGCTGGCCGCGCTGGGCGCCGGCGTGACCTATCTCGCGACGGCGCGCGCCTTCCTCTCGGGCACCGCGATCAACAACGTCGTGCCGCTGCGCGCCGGCGACGCGGCGCGCGTCGTGCTGATCGCCCGGCACAGCGATTTTCCCATGTCGCGGGTGCTGAGCTCGTTGATCGTCGAGCGCCTGCTCGACGTCTGCGTCCTGCTGATCCTGCTTTTCGCGATGCTGCTGCTGATGCCGGCGCACACCTTGCCGGGCTGGATGATGCGCTCGTCGGAATGGCTGATGGGCATCGCCGTCACGGCCGCCATCGCGATCCTCGCCGGGCCGAAGCCCGCCATGCGGCTGATCGAGCGCTTCGTCACGCCGGTGTCGCCGAAGATCGGCGCCGTCGTGCACAACATCGCCTCCGCCTTCGCGGATCTCGCGCGGCCGGCGCTGATGGCCGAGCTGTTCGCCTACAGCGTGGTGTCCTGGGGGCTCGAGGGGCTGCTTTACGTCGCGTTCGTCGCCGCGGCGCAGGGCCGCGAGCCGGTCGCCGCGGGCTTCACCACCTTCGCGCTCGGCACGCTGTCGACCCTGATCCCCAGCGGGCCGGGCTTCGTGGGAACTTTCGACATGTTCGCGATCATCGCCCTGCAGATTTTCGCCATCGGCGCGAACACGGCGGCGGTGATCGCTGTTAGCATCCACGCGACATTGTGGGTGGTGACGACCGCGGCGGGGGCGTGCTTTCTCGTGCTCGGACGTTCGCTGTTCGCTTCGAAGACAAAGGCAGGATGA
- a CDS encoding DUF2948 family protein produces MTGMTLAAEDAADLEVISARLQDAVAQMQDLVYLPKKRRFAALFNRFQWETDKKRGDLRVRSGLHFDGVLSVKSHNLKRGAPEAVVSLLAITFTPRGGEDPGGTVEMVFAGGGGLKLEVEVLDAGLTDISGVWAARGRPEHEES; encoded by the coding sequence ATGACAGGCATGACTTTGGCGGCGGAAGATGCCGCCGATCTGGAAGTGATCTCGGCGCGGCTGCAGGATGCGGTGGCGCAAATGCAGGATCTCGTCTACCTGCCGAAGAAGCGGCGCTTCGCGGCGCTGTTCAACCGCTTCCAGTGGGAGACGGACAAGAAGCGCGGCGACCTCAGGGTCCGCTCGGGGCTGCATTTCGACGGCGTGCTGTCGGTGAAGTCGCACAATCTCAAGCGCGGTGCGCCCGAGGCGGTGGTGTCGCTGCTCGCGATCACCTTCACGCCCAGGGGCGGCGAGGATCCGGGCGGCACGGTGGAAATGGTGTTCGCGGGCGGCGGCGGGCTGAAGCTCGAGGTCGAGGTGCTCGACGCCGGGCTGACCGACATCAGCGGCGTCTGGGCGGCGCGCGGCCGGCCCGAGCACGAAGAATCTTGA
- a CDS encoding Maf family nucleotide pyrophosphatase: MTSPRDASPIASNRPRLVLASESPRRLALLAQAGLVPDAVRAASIDETIHREELPRPYGLRLAQAKAQAAAAAWDGGPALFLAADTVVAVGRRVLPKAETDDQVRDCLTLLSGRAHRVTTAVALRTAEGKIRIRSVETRLIFCRLDRAQIEAYVRCGEGLGKAGGYAVQGRAEIFVRRMSGSYSNVVGLPLHETISLLRGSGYPC, encoded by the coding sequence ATGACCTCACCAAGGGACGCATCACCTATCGCTTCAAATAGGCCGCGGCTCGTCCTGGCGAGCGAGAGCCCGCGGCGCCTGGCGCTGCTGGCGCAGGCCGGACTCGTGCCCGACGCGGTGCGGGCGGCCAGCATCGACGAAACCATCCACAGAGAAGAATTGCCCCGGCCCTATGGCTTGCGCCTGGCGCAGGCCAAGGCGCAGGCGGCCGCGGCCGCCTGGGACGGCGGGCCGGCCCTGTTCCTCGCGGCCGACACGGTCGTCGCGGTGGGGCGCCGGGTGCTGCCCAAGGCGGAGACCGACGACCAGGTCCGGGACTGCCTGACGCTGCTGTCGGGACGGGCGCACCGGGTGACGACCGCCGTCGCGCTGCGCACGGCCGAGGGAAAGATTCGTATACGGAGCGTCGAGACGAGACTGATATTTTGTCGGTTGGATCGGGCGCAGATCGAGGCCTATGTGCGTTGCGGCGAAGGCCTCGGCAAGGCGGGCGGCTATGCGGTGCAGGGCCGGGCGGAAATCTTCGTGCGCCGGATGAGCGGCTCCTATTCAAATGTCGTCGGACTGCCGCTGCACGAAACAATCTCGCTGCTTCGGGGTTCGGGTTATCCGTGTTAG
- the infA gene encoding translation initiation factor IF-1, giving the protein MAKEDLLEFEGTVSERLPNATFRVMLQNGHEIIAHTAGKMRKNRISVLTGDKVMVEMTPYDLTKGRITYRFK; this is encoded by the coding sequence ATGGCAAAGGAAGACCTACTGGAATTCGAGGGCACGGTGAGCGAGCGCCTGCCCAACGCGACGTTCCGCGTCATGCTGCAGAACGGCCACGAAATCATCGCCCATACCGCCGGCAAGATGCGCAAGAACCGCATCAGCGTGCTCACCGGCGACAAGGTCATGGTGGAAATGACGCCTTATGACCTCACCAAGGGACGCATCACCTATCGCTTCAAATAG